Proteins from a single region of Artemia franciscana chromosome 2, ASM3288406v1, whole genome shotgun sequence:
- the LOC136035502 gene encoding craniofacial development protein 2-like, translating to MGSTNQSRITTASGETDEPSNLMMMMMMANGSNIERTTAHGEADEDATAYGETDEHATVYVETDDHNRPMTTPGRGKDTLQLISTQTVLNIGTLNTRTLSKPGKMDLLLRELNRYKWDLVGLSETHLPRTGEETISGTSLLLSGRTDGTHRKGVGFILSPTTIKALISFTPVSEGIATIRLKGSVSNLTIIQVYAPDSARSDEECEQFYFQLQSVTDQTPKKDMLIVMGDFNAITGNDQTDRGDVMGPHGHGRLNGRGERLISFCRENDLYKTNTAFKHRHRRKVTWRSPDGVTENMIDYVLIFKRWKSSIMDTVSLPGADFDSDHSLLMSKLKLRLKRLPKTTRIPRFPTELLCDPIKKAPIPPTYRQNSELS from the coding sequence ATGGGCTCTACAAATCAAAGCAGAATTACTACCGCGTCCGGGGAAACCGACGAACCTAGCaatttgatgatgatgatgatgatggcgAATGGAAGTAATATTGAACGTACTACCGCGCACGGGGAAGCCGACGAAGATGCTACCGCGTACGGGGAAACCGACGAACATGCTACCGTGTACGTGGAAACCGACGATCATAATAGGCCTATGACGACCCCCGGACGGGGTAAGGATACCCTACAACTCATCTCCACTCAAACTGTACTCAACATAGGAACACTCAACACCCGGACTCTATCCAAACCAGGAAAAATGGATCTATTACTGAGAGAACTAAACCGATACAAGTGGGACTTAGTTGGGCTATCTGAGACACACCTCCCCCGAACCGGTGAAGAAACTATCTCTGGAACCTCCCTCCTACTCTCGGGACGCACCGATGGCACTCACAGAAAGGGTGTTGGATTCATCCTCTCACCAACTACAATAAAGGCGCTAATCTCCTTCACGCCCGTATCAGAAGGAATAGCAACCATTAGACTAAAGGGATCTGTGTCAAACCTTACCATCATCCAGGTATATGCTCCTGACTCTGCCCGAAGCGATGAAGAATGCGAACAGTTCTACTTTCAACTTCAAAGTGTCACCGACCAAACACCAAAGAAAGATATGCTCATCGTCATGGGCGACTTCAACGCTATCACGGGCAACGATCAGACTGATCGGGGAGATGTAATGGGACCGCATGGCCACGGCCGACTGAACGGAAGAGGTGAAAGGCTAATTAGTTTCTGTAGAGAAAACGATCTGTATAAAACTAACACCGCCTTTAAACACAGACACCGCCGTAAGGTCACCTGGAGATCCCCCGACGGAGTAACTGAAAACATGATAGACTATGTGCTGATATTTAAACGCTGGAAGTCCTCAATAATGGATACGGTATCCCTTCCTGGTGCGGACTTTGATTCAGATCACTCACTCCTGATGTCCAAACTCAAGCTAAGACTGAAACGACTCCCTAAGACGACAAGAATCCCTAGATTCCCGACAGAGCTGCTTTGTGACCCCATAAAAAAGGCGCCTATACCACCAACCTATCGTCAAAATTCCGAGCTATCCTAG